The Caballeronia sp. TF1N1 genome includes a window with the following:
- a CDS encoding polysaccharide biosynthesis tyrosine autokinase, producing MKDSVATHMPDFSHERGQLSVRAMLALMRDHYKEILLVALGVTLIAVAYAFLATPQYQGDAVVRVDPTEPNALGIALQNQDAQVLMNPSPGAEMAVMTSRSVLQPVIEKYRFDVAVIPKQIPIIGSLANKLATPGRPASPWLGLSSFAWGGEQLQVASFDVPHELEEEKFTLTAGADGHYQLSGPSGELLIAGVAGKPASANGVSLDIKKIVARPGTDFTLIRYNSRDAVARFTDLLQVQDMAKDTGVIEFTFLDSNPWKAAQVTNSLVDQYIATAVAAKQRSDSATLEFINQELPRLKADLKRSELALNEYRSKAKALQPTAESQAYLQGGIELQKQYAALQMERTQLLNRFQPSSRWIVNIDDQLNDLKRAMSTLDTRFSEMPSSERQSLDLERDAKVAETIYLGMVQKSEQLSVRRASSTGGAHIVDYAITPLHQVKPNRLLVIGGGVFVGLIFGVFSVFIRKHVMTGVTDPSYIEELSVPLIGAVYFSQHQMMYSKSAAQRLALPSGSSRIPGKRSTGIAAPYRSKRRSADPFRDDHLALLAAQYPQDPAVEAIREVCSPLLNDLSHIPNKVICLTGPTPGAGKSFIAANLAAVLAEIGHRVLLIDGDMRRGRLASLFGQGNAGGLHEVLRGDRDLHSVVRSVGVDGLSFMSCGSRGANPAMLLMKTSFDDVLRDLRPLFDVIVIDTPPMLAVGDASIVATKADATLLVLRSGLQSEKEISETVKKLERSDARVLGAVFNAIPIRRSDKSYSYIMADTAAAAQPG from the coding sequence GTGAAAGACTCCGTCGCCACACATATGCCTGATTTTAGCCACGAGCGCGGCCAGTTATCTGTGCGCGCCATGTTGGCTCTCATGAGAGATCATTACAAGGAAATTCTCCTTGTGGCGCTTGGCGTCACATTGATCGCGGTCGCGTATGCATTTCTCGCCACGCCTCAATATCAGGGCGATGCGGTGGTCAGAGTCGATCCAACGGAGCCCAATGCGCTTGGCATCGCCCTGCAGAATCAGGATGCGCAAGTATTGATGAACCCGTCTCCTGGCGCCGAAATGGCGGTCATGACGAGCCGATCCGTGCTTCAGCCGGTCATCGAAAAATATCGATTCGATGTCGCCGTGATTCCGAAGCAGATCCCTATTATCGGGTCGCTCGCAAATAAATTGGCTACGCCGGGAAGGCCCGCGTCTCCTTGGCTTGGGCTCAGCTCATTCGCGTGGGGTGGCGAGCAACTGCAGGTTGCTTCGTTCGACGTGCCGCATGAACTGGAAGAAGAGAAATTCACTTTGACGGCAGGTGCTGATGGGCATTATCAGCTTTCGGGTCCCTCCGGCGAATTGCTCATTGCGGGCGTCGCTGGCAAGCCGGCCAGCGCCAACGGTGTATCGCTCGATATCAAGAAGATCGTCGCTCGCCCGGGTACCGACTTCACTTTGATCCGCTATAACTCGCGCGATGCCGTAGCGCGTTTCACCGACCTGCTGCAAGTGCAGGACATGGCTAAAGACACGGGCGTCATCGAATTTACATTCCTCGACAGCAACCCTTGGAAAGCGGCTCAAGTGACGAACTCACTTGTCGATCAGTACATTGCCACCGCGGTGGCCGCGAAGCAACGCTCGGACAGCGCCACGTTGGAGTTCATCAATCAGGAATTGCCGAGATTGAAGGCGGATCTCAAGCGCTCGGAACTGGCGCTCAACGAATACCGTTCCAAAGCCAAGGCATTGCAACCGACCGCAGAGTCGCAAGCGTATCTTCAAGGTGGCATCGAACTGCAAAAGCAATATGCAGCTTTGCAGATGGAGAGGACTCAGCTCCTGAATCGTTTCCAGCCGAGCAGCCGCTGGATAGTGAATATCGACGATCAGCTCAACGATCTCAAGCGCGCAATGTCGACGCTGGACACGCGCTTCTCCGAGATGCCGTCCTCCGAGCGCCAGAGCCTCGATCTTGAACGTGACGCCAAAGTTGCCGAAACGATTTACCTTGGAATGGTGCAGAAGTCGGAGCAGCTCTCCGTGCGGCGTGCGAGCTCGACAGGTGGCGCGCATATTGTCGACTACGCCATCACGCCTTTGCATCAGGTCAAACCTAATCGGCTTCTCGTGATTGGTGGCGGTGTGTTTGTCGGGCTCATCTTTGGCGTGTTCTCGGTCTTCATCCGCAAGCACGTCATGACTGGCGTGACTGACCCGTCATACATCGAAGAGCTTAGCGTACCGCTCATCGGTGCTGTCTATTTCAGCCAGCATCAGATGATGTATTCGAAGAGCGCTGCCCAACGGCTCGCCTTGCCTTCCGGCTCATCGAGAATTCCGGGCAAGCGTTCAACTGGCATTGCGGCGCCCTACCGGTCCAAACGTAGAAGCGCTGATCCGTTCCGTGACGATCATCTGGCGTTGCTTGCCGCGCAATACCCGCAAGACCCGGCGGTCGAAGCGATCAGAGAGGTGTGCTCGCCCCTACTCAATGACCTCAGTCATATCCCAAACAAAGTCATCTGTCTGACCGGACCGACACCAGGCGCTGGCAAGAGCTTTATCGCGGCTAATCTCGCGGCAGTGCTTGCGGAGATCGGTCATCGCGTGCTTCTCATCGATGGCGACATGCGTCGTGGACGTCTTGCATCGCTATTCGGTCAAGGCAACGCTGGCGGCCTACATGAAGTACTGCGCGGCGATCGTGATCTACACTCGGTCGTACGTTCTGTAGGCGTGGATGGCCTTTCATTCATGTCATGCGGATCGCGCGGCGCAAATCCGGCCATGCTCTTGATGAAGACATCGTTCGATGATGTATTGAGGGACTTGAGACCGCTCTTTGACGTGATCGTCATCGACACGCCGCCGATGCTCGCGGTGGGCGACGCTTCTATCGTTGCAACCAAGGCCGACGCCACTTTACTCGTGCTGCGTTCGGGCTTGCAAAGTGAGAAGGAAATTTCGGAGACGGTCAAGAAGCTTGAAAGATCCGACGCGCGCGTGCTCGGCGCGGTCTTCAACGCTATTCCGATACGCCGTAGCGACAAGAGCTATAGCTACATCATGGCGGACACCGCAGCGGCGGCACAACCGGGCTAA
- a CDS encoding FUSC family protein: protein MRNKALLRLANPHFVQSKPSRPQVTALSNRYRRIDRFDALRICLQSLFASALAYACMKLMGSTSLTWAVFSSLFTLQANFDRSLKHGIGQMIGAVAGTVVGLATLHVFPDAGDAILRLGVATLATCLMSSIFPTTNYSIVVAAAIALEPSAGFAGAMSRAEAIVLGSAIGIVVSVSVWPQLARSRAFGIMGDLSDDCRALLHALPILSAVENRASVDALHERFLRHLVDARAVSSDARVKARFRAGPTLSAALTAFETLWHGLVLLDRVGESQCRVLPEDERKLLRESVNAVGECASGYLEQLAAYLRDGAALPPSEHFLKPLGDASASVKARFVEAAERRDESSQQLQALATLLFALEQIEANLRNIGWLLETRF from the coding sequence ATGAGAAATAAAGCGCTCCTCCGTCTGGCAAACCCGCATTTCGTTCAATCGAAGCCCTCACGCCCCCAAGTGACCGCCCTATCGAATCGTTACCGACGCATTGATCGGTTCGATGCATTGCGCATCTGTCTCCAGTCCCTGTTTGCAAGCGCGCTCGCTTATGCGTGCATGAAGCTAATGGGCTCGACGAGCTTGACTTGGGCCGTCTTCTCTAGTCTGTTCACCCTTCAGGCGAATTTCGACCGCAGTCTCAAACATGGCATCGGTCAGATGATTGGCGCGGTGGCCGGTACGGTTGTCGGCCTGGCGACCCTGCATGTCTTCCCGGATGCCGGCGACGCGATACTGCGGTTAGGCGTCGCCACGCTCGCAACATGCCTGATGTCGTCGATCTTCCCGACGACCAATTACAGCATCGTGGTCGCTGCCGCAATCGCGCTCGAGCCTTCGGCAGGCTTCGCGGGCGCCATGTCGCGTGCGGAGGCCATCGTGTTGGGATCTGCCATCGGCATCGTGGTATCGGTGAGCGTCTGGCCACAACTGGCGCGCTCGCGTGCGTTCGGCATCATGGGGGATCTCAGCGACGATTGCCGCGCATTGCTGCATGCCTTGCCGATCTTGAGCGCCGTAGAGAACCGCGCATCCGTCGACGCCTTGCATGAGCGCTTTTTACGCCATCTCGTGGACGCTCGCGCGGTCAGTAGCGATGCTCGCGTCAAGGCGCGCTTTCGTGCAGGACCGACGCTCAGTGCGGCGCTGACAGCGTTCGAAACCTTGTGGCATGGGCTGGTACTGCTCGATCGTGTCGGGGAATCGCAATGCAGGGTGCTTCCCGAAGATGAGCGCAAGCTGCTGCGCGAAAGCGTCAACGCTGTAGGCGAATGCGCGAGCGGCTACTTGGAGCAACTCGCCGCGTACCTGCGCGACGGCGCCGCGCTTCCACCCAGCGAGCATTTCCTAAAGCCGCTCGGCGATGCATCCGCATCCGTCAAAGCGCGCTTCGTAGAGGCCGCCGAACGTCGTGATGAGTCGTCGCAACAACTGCAGGCGCTGGCTACGCTGTTATTCGCTCTCGAGCAAATCGAGGCGAACCTCAGGAACATAGGGTGGCTTTTGGAAACGAGATTTTAG
- a CDS encoding glycosyltransferase family 4 protein: MKILIANTLYHPDSVGGAEISTRLLAEGLVKAGMEVCVVCATGAGVDRISRLNGVKVYHLRSVNVYWPHKPKKHSSVVKLIWHAIDLHNVIMSRKLKNIIAREKPDIVNTSNLSCLSIDIWRVARNANVPIVHTARDYYLMCPTSTMFSGAKPCERQCGMCSLYAGPKRAASASVDVAVGVSRFVLQKHVDNGFFPSAMRTEVISNCYVPLDDAAPIKRVSKYESGPVRLGVLGRVSPEKGLEVLFEQLLADHSLEWTLAIGGKGDAEYLGELKENYADPRVEFLGQVKPGEFLEAIDILIVPSKWNEPFGRVTVEAYSHGVPVVAANTGGIPEVIEPGSNLLFDMEQPHTLIDKLRDAVKLLQDTSLHDRLRQYAEGFSVAAMVDAYIDVYQTALTKPVLKNVA, encoded by the coding sequence GTGAAAATACTCATCGCGAACACTTTGTATCATCCGGATTCCGTCGGCGGGGCAGAGATATCGACGCGACTCCTTGCAGAGGGTCTCGTCAAGGCCGGAATGGAAGTGTGCGTAGTTTGCGCTACAGGCGCCGGCGTGGATCGGATCAGCAGACTTAACGGCGTAAAGGTCTACCATCTTCGCTCGGTCAATGTTTATTGGCCGCACAAACCGAAGAAGCATTCGTCTGTCGTCAAGCTCATCTGGCACGCCATCGATCTGCACAACGTGATCATGTCGCGCAAGCTCAAAAATATCATTGCGCGGGAAAAGCCCGACATAGTCAACACGAGCAACCTTTCCTGCCTCTCAATTGACATCTGGCGCGTGGCCCGTAATGCCAACGTGCCTATAGTGCATACGGCTCGCGACTACTATCTCATGTGCCCGACGTCCACCATGTTTTCCGGTGCGAAGCCTTGTGAGCGTCAATGCGGCATGTGCTCGTTGTATGCGGGACCGAAGCGTGCCGCATCCGCGAGTGTGGACGTGGCCGTCGGCGTAAGCAGATTTGTCTTGCAGAAGCACGTCGATAATGGCTTCTTCCCAAGCGCAATGCGCACCGAGGTCATCAGCAATTGTTATGTTCCGCTGGACGATGCTGCTCCCATTAAGCGCGTTTCAAAGTACGAAAGCGGCCCTGTACGGCTTGGCGTGCTCGGACGCGTTTCGCCGGAAAAAGGACTTGAGGTTTTGTTCGAGCAGCTTCTTGCGGATCATTCGCTCGAATGGACGCTTGCCATCGGTGGTAAGGGCGACGCGGAATATCTGGGGGAGCTGAAAGAGAACTATGCCGACCCGCGCGTCGAATTCCTTGGGCAAGTGAAGCCTGGCGAATTTCTGGAAGCCATCGACATTCTCATCGTGCCATCGAAATGGAATGAGCCCTTTGGACGCGTGACGGTCGAAGCTTATTCACACGGCGTGCCGGTCGTGGCTGCAAACACAGGTGGAATTCCGGAAGTGATCGAGCCAGGCTCCAACCTCCTCTTCGATATGGAGCAGCCGCACACGCTTATAGACAAACTTCGCGATGCCGTGAAGCTCTTGCAGGACACGTCATTGCACGACCGCTTGCGCCAATACGCCGAAGGTTTTAGCGTTGCCGCGATGGTAGATGCCTATATCGACGTCTATCAAACTGCGTTGACTAAGCCTGTTCTCAAGAACGTCGCTTAA
- a CDS encoding Crp/Fnr family transcriptional regulator, producing MLNLQSDLHGNHLLRALPLEEWQALAPDLEIIELRAGQVLCNAHDSFLHVYFPASAVISLSHALDGNCSVEIATVGREGMVGVPVLTEGDTMPTMVTVECSGTAYRMDAHLLREHLQRSRLLDRLSMLYIHAFFTQIAQNAACNRYHSLSSQLCRWLLVGLDRASSNQLRVTQQHIADLLGVRREGVTEAVGRLHSHGVVYQTRGCIRVLDRKALEARACECYGLIKAEFNRLLPATITTP from the coding sequence ATGCTGAATCTTCAATCGGATCTGCACGGAAATCATTTGTTGCGAGCGTTGCCACTGGAAGAATGGCAGGCGCTCGCGCCCGATCTCGAGATCATCGAGTTGCGAGCGGGACAGGTGCTTTGCAATGCACATGACTCGTTTCTTCATGTGTACTTTCCGGCGTCCGCGGTCATCTCTCTGTCACATGCGTTGGACGGCAATTGCTCGGTCGAGATTGCAACGGTAGGGCGTGAAGGCATGGTTGGCGTGCCCGTTTTAACGGAAGGCGACACCATGCCCACGATGGTCACAGTGGAATGCAGCGGCACCGCGTACCGCATGGACGCGCATCTGCTGCGCGAACACTTGCAGCGCTCGCGGCTCCTTGATCGCCTTTCCATGCTTTATATCCATGCGTTCTTCACGCAGATCGCGCAGAACGCGGCATGCAATCGGTATCACTCGCTAAGCAGTCAACTCTGTCGATGGCTTCTGGTCGGGCTCGACCGGGCTTCATCGAATCAATTGCGCGTCACGCAGCAGCACATCGCCGACTTGTTGGGCGTGCGTCGCGAAGGCGTCACCGAAGCAGTCGGGAGATTGCACTCGCACGGCGTCGTGTATCAGACGCGCGGCTGCATTCGCGTTCTTGATCGCAAGGCGCTCGAAGCGCGTGCTTGCGAATGCTACGGTCTTATCAAGGCGGAGTTCAATCGCTTGCTGCCAGCGACAATCACGACCCCGTAA
- a CDS encoding oligosaccharide flippase family protein, whose protein sequence is MASSFRKNFAVLLLLQVSTYAVPLLTLPLLTRVLTPEGYGRLAFALAFINYFIVLTNYGFGLTATPQISVNRANREERSRVFWSTLCAQGVVTIGGFAILLTLSFVFDRLAQDRELLLLGFGLAVGAMLTPTWYFQGIEDLRITGAIVFASRVLSVPAMYLLVHSRDDIYWAMGVNSLVPLMSGLTIMTYLYFRRELDFVSVSLDSIAKSLKDGWSVFLATAINEYSASSNTVLLALISGNVAAGYFAAGDKLIRAAIGIMSPLKTAAYPRISYLMHHSRDAAFSFLRKMLAFQGTVVALISLTIFTAAPLAVKLLYGPHYQPTVDVLRLMAFVPFLSGIADVFGVQTMLPLGMKSQFGRVLLGAAVLNVALLTVLSTFFAELGAATALLTVQAYVAIAMATTLYMQRVPFFLKQGVPE, encoded by the coding sequence ATGGCTTCTTCGTTCCGGAAGAATTTTGCGGTTTTGTTGCTTCTTCAGGTATCGACCTACGCGGTTCCACTGCTCACGCTTCCCCTGCTCACCCGCGTGCTTACACCGGAGGGGTACGGGCGCCTCGCGTTTGCGCTGGCCTTCATTAATTATTTTATTGTCTTGACGAACTATGGCTTTGGCTTAACTGCTACGCCGCAAATCTCCGTCAACCGCGCCAATCGCGAAGAGCGCTCTCGAGTCTTCTGGTCGACGCTTTGCGCGCAGGGTGTGGTCACGATTGGCGGCTTTGCCATCTTGCTGACCCTGTCTTTCGTGTTTGACCGCCTTGCACAAGATCGCGAACTTCTCCTCCTAGGCTTTGGCCTTGCCGTTGGCGCGATGCTCACGCCGACGTGGTATTTCCAGGGTATAGAAGATTTGCGCATCACGGGCGCCATTGTCTTTGCGAGTCGCGTGCTGAGCGTTCCCGCAATGTACTTGCTCGTGCACAGTCGAGACGACATTTACTGGGCAATGGGCGTCAATTCGCTCGTACCTTTGATGTCGGGTCTGACCATCATGACGTACCTTTACTTTCGTCGTGAGCTCGACTTTGTTTCCGTATCGCTGGATTCGATTGCAAAGTCCCTTAAGGACGGCTGGAGCGTCTTCCTCGCGACAGCCATCAATGAATACAGCGCGTCGAGCAACACGGTGCTGCTAGCCCTTATTTCCGGGAACGTTGCCGCCGGCTACTTCGCTGCGGGCGATAAGCTAATCCGCGCCGCCATAGGCATCATGAGCCCGCTCAAAACCGCCGCTTATCCGCGCATCAGCTATCTCATGCATCATTCGCGCGATGCGGCTTTTTCCTTCTTAAGAAAAATGCTAGCGTTCCAAGGGACGGTTGTTGCGTTGATCTCTTTGACCATCTTTACAGCCGCGCCGTTGGCGGTGAAATTGCTTTACGGTCCGCACTATCAGCCTACAGTCGACGTATTGCGTCTCATGGCGTTCGTGCCGTTCCTGTCAGGTATTGCAGATGTTTTTGGCGTGCAGACCATGCTGCCCCTTGGAATGAAGTCGCAGTTTGGGCGCGTGCTTTTGGGCGCGGCGGTTCTTAACGTTGCGCTTCTGACCGTTCTATCCACTTTCTTTGCGGAACTAGGCGCCGCTACAGCGCTTCTCACGGTGCAGGCATACGTCGCGATCGCCATGGCGACAACGCTCTATATGCAGCGAGTTCCGTTCTTTTTGAAGCAGGGCGTTCCCGAATGA
- a CDS encoding O-antigen ligase — protein MVYITLIALLLTVTNFVPLSAIGFLPILLYGWRFFGRSYPSFVTPLVAFAAFATISTIFYDPASLVDFEFYRRDGNFYISYAPILAGFLYTHDLDLNKLLRRFYIFAVCVNAPLYAYYLAHAGLLSILKHPSDSYGSLFIARNAAGGFLAMLLCLGIANYMHKPSKPMLALMGANFLMLWSTYSRGSLLGIVMIVPYIVLGRKRWVLATMIAGMILASLAVAQWHTLPHINYMGYTFAISDPDEKVANLNIRYEWLWPRALAYFEQSPIVGMGFGSFDDRIASYINYFHLFAQPLRITTHHSDSHAHNSYLNFLAELGIVGLVLMLSFYWRLTGWCQRKAQESLLLRGSRDFVALRFVELSSVCLMVMAATEHRLTSPSNVLPLALVLSLVVSSRGLSMRFLRSRTARAPVRSALAVRPEPQ, from the coding sequence ATGGTCTACATAACGCTGATTGCGTTGTTGCTGACAGTGACGAACTTCGTGCCGTTAAGCGCGATAGGATTTCTGCCGATCCTTCTTTACGGGTGGCGTTTCTTCGGACGCTCTTACCCTTCGTTCGTCACGCCGCTCGTGGCCTTTGCCGCGTTCGCGACGATATCGACCATATTTTATGATCCCGCTTCTCTCGTCGATTTCGAATTCTATCGTCGCGATGGCAACTTTTACATCTCTTACGCGCCGATACTCGCAGGCTTCTTATACACGCACGACCTCGATCTGAACAAGCTTCTACGCCGCTTCTATATCTTCGCGGTCTGCGTCAACGCTCCGCTTTACGCTTACTATCTGGCACACGCCGGACTGCTCTCGATTCTCAAGCATCCGAGCGATAGCTACGGGAGCTTGTTCATCGCACGAAATGCGGCGGGCGGCTTCCTTGCCATGCTGCTTTGCCTGGGCATTGCAAACTACATGCATAAACCCAGCAAGCCAATGCTTGCGCTCATGGGCGCGAACTTCTTGATGCTTTGGTCGACTTACAGCCGCGGCTCGTTGCTCGGCATCGTGATGATCGTGCCTTACATTGTGCTGGGTCGCAAACGCTGGGTGCTGGCGACCATGATCGCAGGGATGATCCTGGCGTCGCTAGCGGTGGCGCAGTGGCACACGTTACCGCACATCAATTACATGGGCTACACGTTCGCGATCAGCGATCCCGACGAGAAAGTGGCGAATCTCAACATCCGCTATGAATGGTTATGGCCTCGTGCGCTGGCGTACTTCGAGCAGAGTCCTATCGTCGGAATGGGCTTTGGATCGTTCGATGATCGAATAGCCTCATACATCAATTACTTTCACCTATTCGCCCAACCGCTGCGGATCACCACGCATCATAGCGACTCGCATGCGCACAACTCGTACCTCAACTTCCTCGCGGAACTCGGGATCGTTGGACTGGTGTTGATGTTGTCGTTCTACTGGAGACTGACGGGTTGGTGTCAGCGGAAGGCACAGGAATCGTTGCTCTTGAGAGGCTCGCGCGACTTCGTTGCACTTCGCTTCGTGGAGCTTTCTTCGGTCTGCCTGATGGTCATGGCGGCCACGGAACACCGCTTGACGTCGCCATCCAACGTGTTACCGCTGGCGCTTGTGCTGTCTCTCGTGGTGTCGTCTCGCGGACTTTCTATGCGCTTTCTTCGCTCGCGCACGGCGAGAGCGCCGGTCAGAAGCGCGCTCGCCGTCCGGCCGGAACCACAGTGA
- a CDS encoding tyrosinase family protein, translating to MSYLKLDRRTFLGASASALLVAPFPQNALATTTYVRLEWEQFKLTPQYGSFINALQTMMANKTASSPNSWLYWANVHANYCPHKMPYFLAWHRGYLYYLEKQLRIVSGDNALTLPYWDWFHTPSIPPEFTDSASGNPLFCPRLNNNVYSSLDLSPFAATTVNFQRGTANSFEEKFETAPHNPVHNLIGNVMATMQSPRDPIFYLHHANVDRLWHAWALPDGRTMPVPTAAYWAGTFTYATGLTIKKSDCYSNRRTLGYDYANTNRPTALPPQANAAHIIRVQAQITPLRSRPALVSLAATPARTLATGRRAIGGVKGLALREASVSVRVTTEASSTQDLQDLLSATSIASSTDAKSSSATQALAVPASRYRSVKIVFDGLALTRAGAAGGYFYNVYLNLPDKVDAETAKSTYFIGTLGPFEIAGAAHHGDVELEFPATEALAKMGAGATREYVVSLVRVNGSETAKGEVMTVGEVRVELTNDAPFIVQPAVSRKPGDAY from the coding sequence ATGTCGTATCTTAAACTTGATCGTCGCACTTTCCTGGGCGCCTCTGCGTCCGCACTACTTGTGGCTCCCTTTCCACAAAACGCGCTGGCTACCACGACATACGTACGCCTCGAATGGGAGCAATTCAAGCTGACGCCACAATATGGATCGTTCATCAACGCTCTGCAGACCATGATGGCAAACAAGACGGCCAGCAGTCCCAATTCCTGGCTGTACTGGGCGAACGTGCATGCTAATTACTGTCCGCATAAGATGCCATATTTTTTGGCTTGGCATCGCGGATATCTTTATTACTTGGAGAAGCAGTTGCGGATCGTGTCCGGTGACAACGCTCTGACGCTGCCGTACTGGGATTGGTTTCACACACCAAGCATCCCACCAGAATTCACCGATTCAGCTAGCGGCAACCCGCTTTTCTGCCCGCGGCTAAACAACAATGTGTACTCGTCGCTGGACCTGTCGCCATTCGCCGCCACGACCGTGAATTTTCAGCGCGGGACCGCTAACTCCTTCGAGGAAAAATTCGAAACCGCGCCGCACAATCCGGTGCACAACCTGATCGGCAACGTCATGGCAACAATGCAATCGCCGCGCGATCCTATTTTTTACCTGCATCATGCAAACGTGGATCGCCTCTGGCATGCATGGGCTTTGCCTGATGGCAGAACCATGCCTGTTCCGACTGCAGCTTACTGGGCAGGCACGTTCACCTATGCAACGGGATTAACCATCAAAAAGTCCGACTGTTATTCGAACCGTCGCACGCTTGGCTACGATTACGCCAACACCAATCGCCCTACCGCGCTTCCGCCGCAGGCCAATGCAGCGCACATTATTCGCGTCCAGGCGCAAATCACACCGCTTCGCTCGCGCCCGGCACTCGTGAGCCTTGCCGCCACACCCGCACGCACGCTTGCCACCGGACGACGCGCGATAGGCGGCGTGAAAGGCTTGGCACTACGAGAAGCATCGGTCAGCGTTCGCGTAACGACGGAAGCGAGTTCGACGCAAGACCTTCAGGATTTACTATCCGCAACGTCGATTGCCTCGTCCACGGACGCTAAAAGCTCATCGGCAACGCAGGCGCTAGCCGTCCCTGCAAGTCGTTATCGGTCGGTCAAGATTGTCTTCGACGGACTCGCCTTGACGCGCGCAGGCGCTGCTGGCGGATACTTCTATAACGTCTATCTCAACTTGCCAGATAAGGTCGACGCCGAAACCGCCAAATCCACCTATTTTATTGGCACGCTCGGTCCATTCGAGATAGCCGGGGCTGCGCATCATGGCGACGTCGAGCTTGAATTTCCCGCAACCGAGGCGCTTGCCAAGATGGGCGCTGGCGCGACCCGAGAGTATGTCGTTTCCTTAGTGCGCGTGAACGGATCCGAGACGGCAAAAGGCGAGGTCATGACAGTAGGCGAAGTTCGCGTCGAATTAACCAACGACGCGCCGTTTATCGTTCAGCCCGCAGTCTCGCGCAAACCGGGCGATGCCTATTAA
- a CDS encoding glycosyltransferase family 1 protein has product MGFTINGKFASQRITGVQRVAFELTRALQAQASTPNDLPLVVPPDAKDLGLASRKGRLPQLLKGNLWEQVVLPLESAQDTLISLCNTGPLLKRRQLVMIHDMAVYDVPQAFSKKFSFWYRFKFSVLAKQTRLILTVSDFSKRRICHHLGLAELHVEVIRPGADHMDRIEPDPAILTRLSLEKGKFCVLVGSLDPRKNLQRVLDATKLLEKKSDIKFVVAGGANPRVFAAQDVQGVAQSDKVTWAGFVSDGELKALYGSAACLVFPSLYEGYGLPPLEAMRCGCPVITSSEASLPEVCGDAAMYCDPLSATDIAAKIEVMTTQHDVREWHRQRGYARANQFRWDRAAYALAQILYGERHESALYLKTQPTKD; this is encoded by the coding sequence ATGGGGTTTACCATTAATGGCAAATTTGCATCTCAACGCATCACAGGCGTGCAACGCGTTGCATTTGAATTGACGCGGGCGTTGCAGGCGCAGGCTTCGACTCCGAACGATCTGCCGCTCGTGGTGCCACCCGACGCCAAAGACCTTGGACTAGCCAGCCGCAAAGGGCGTTTGCCGCAGCTGCTCAAGGGAAACCTATGGGAGCAAGTCGTTTTGCCGCTCGAATCGGCACAGGACACACTGATCAGCTTGTGCAATACCGGGCCGTTGCTCAAACGTCGCCAACTGGTGATGATTCACGATATGGCGGTTTACGACGTCCCTCAAGCATTCTCGAAGAAATTTTCTTTTTGGTACCGATTCAAGTTTTCAGTTCTCGCTAAGCAGACCCGACTGATTCTCACCGTATCGGACTTCTCGAAACGGCGCATTTGCCACCATCTAGGCTTAGCGGAATTGCATGTCGAGGTTATTCGTCCCGGCGCGGATCACATGGATCGCATAGAGCCTGATCCGGCTATTCTCACTCGTCTATCGCTTGAGAAAGGGAAATTCTGCGTTCTAGTCGGGAGCCTGGATCCTCGCAAGAATCTGCAGCGCGTGCTCGATGCTACGAAGCTGCTCGAAAAAAAATCCGATATCAAGTTCGTCGTGGCGGGAGGAGCAAATCCGCGTGTATTCGCCGCACAGGACGTGCAGGGCGTCGCGCAATCAGATAAGGTGACTTGGGCAGGTTTTGTATCGGACGGCGAATTGAAGGCGCTGTATGGAAGCGCTGCCTGCCTCGTTTTTCCATCTCTGTACGAGGGTTACGGACTTCCGCCGCTAGAGGCCATGCGCTGCGGGTGTCCAGTCATTACGTCTTCGGAAGCTTCGCTTCCCGAGGTCTGTGGCGACGCGGCCATGTATTGTGATCCGCTTTCAGCCACTGATATTGCAGCGAAGATCGAAGTGATGACCACACAACACGATGTCCGCGAGTGGCATCGTCAACGCGGATACGCGCGAGCCAACCAGTTCAGGTGGGACCGCGCTGCGTATGCGCTTGCGCAAATTCTCTATGGCGAACGCCACGAAAGTGCGCTTTACTTGAAGACGCAACCTACCAAGGATTGA